In one Curtobacterium citreum genomic region, the following are encoded:
- a CDS encoding glycosyltransferase produces MKIAMVSEHASPLAVLGGVDAGGQNVHVAELSGALADRGHQVTVYTRRDDAALPVRVPLRPGVEVVHVDAGPARHVPKDDLFPFMDTFAAVLAAEWFVDRPDVVHGHFWMSGHAALDAVRQVQARTGGVRIPVVQTFHALGVVKRRHQGSADTSPAEREWVEPAVGRSVDQVVATCSDEAFELKALGVPLHAISVVPCGVDTELFTPDGPAEERGRPFRVLTASRLVRRKGVGTTIAALARLLDEGRDVELVVVGGAGTAGSDLVDDPEYQRLDALARSLGVRDHVTFRGQLGQHDMPAVYRSADVVVCAPWYEPFGIVPLEAMACGRPVVASSVGGLIDTVVEDATGLHVPPRDEEAVAEAVGLVLDDSARREAYGRAGRERAEARYTWHKVAADSERVYERLVAGSGATVPAPHVAATGTAPAAVPAPMTTGSRPTRAGRTLRPSLPTERTAR; encoded by the coding sequence ATGAAGATCGCCATGGTCTCCGAGCACGCGAGCCCGCTCGCGGTGCTCGGTGGTGTCGACGCCGGCGGGCAGAACGTGCACGTCGCCGAGCTCTCCGGGGCGCTGGCCGACCGCGGCCACCAGGTGACGGTGTACACCCGCCGCGACGACGCCGCACTGCCCGTCCGGGTGCCGCTGCGCCCGGGCGTCGAGGTCGTGCACGTCGACGCCGGACCCGCCCGGCACGTCCCCAAGGACGACCTGTTCCCGTTCATGGACACCTTCGCCGCGGTGCTCGCCGCCGAGTGGTTCGTGGACCGCCCCGACGTGGTGCACGGGCACTTCTGGATGTCCGGGCACGCCGCACTCGACGCCGTCCGGCAGGTCCAGGCCCGTACCGGCGGCGTCCGCATCCCCGTCGTGCAGACCTTCCACGCGCTCGGCGTCGTGAAGCGCCGCCACCAGGGGTCGGCGGACACGAGCCCCGCGGAGCGCGAGTGGGTCGAGCCCGCGGTCGGGCGCAGCGTCGACCAGGTCGTCGCGACCTGCTCGGACGAGGCGTTCGAGCTGAAGGCCCTCGGCGTCCCCCTGCACGCCATCTCGGTCGTACCGTGCGGCGTCGACACCGAGCTGTTCACCCCGGACGGGCCCGCCGAGGAGCGGGGTCGCCCGTTCCGGGTCCTGACCGCGTCCCGGTTGGTCCGGCGGAAGGGCGTCGGCACCACGATCGCCGCCCTCGCCCGGCTGCTCGACGAGGGCCGCGACGTCGAGCTCGTCGTCGTCGGCGGTGCCGGGACGGCCGGGTCCGACCTGGTCGACGACCCGGAGTACCAGCGCCTGGACGCCCTCGCGCGCTCGCTCGGCGTCCGCGACCACGTGACCTTCCGCGGCCAGCTCGGGCAGCACGACATGCCCGCCGTCTACCGGAGCGCCGACGTCGTCGTGTGCGCCCCCTGGTACGAGCCGTTCGGCATCGTGCCGCTCGAGGCGATGGCGTGCGGCCGACCGGTCGTCGCGTCGAGCGTCGGCGGCCTGATCGACACGGTCGTCGAGGACGCCACCGGCCTGCACGTCCCCCCGCGCGACGAGGAGGCCGTCGCCGAGGCCGTCGGACTCGTGCTCGACGACAGCGCCCGCCGCGAGGCCTACGGTCGCGCCGGACGGGAGCGTGCGGAGGCCCGCTACACCTGGCACAAGGTCGCCGCGGACAGCGAGCGCGTCTACGAGCGGCTCGTCGCCGGGTCCGGTGCCACCGTGCCCGCTCCCCACGTCGCCGCGACCGGCACCGCCCCCGCCGCGGTGCCCGCCCCCATGACCACGGGCTCCCGCCCCACCCGCGCCGGCCGGACCCTCCGCCCGTCGCTCCCGACGGAGAGGACCGCACGATGA
- a CDS encoding glycosyltransferase, with translation MRILVWHVHGGWMDAFVRGPHEYLIPTTPARDAWGLGRGGRDWPANAIEIEPADVDEAEVDVVVLQRTEELEEAARLLGGREVPTVFVEHNAPRIDVPNSLHPLRDRDDLLIAHVTHWNALMWDCGTTPTTVVEHGVVDPGPLYTGTLERFGVVINEPVRRGRVVGTDLLPRFAAVAPVDVWGMGTERLPEAGLGDRVVPRGDVPADPMHAALAERRAYVHPNRWTSLGLSLIEAMHMAMPVLVLATTDAPRSVPDDAGAIATDVADLVRASRTLLEDPEEARRRGAVAREAALARHALPRYLADWDDLLDDAVARGARRGRATAVALEGSTR, from the coding sequence ATGCGGATCCTCGTGTGGCACGTGCACGGCGGCTGGATGGACGCCTTCGTCCGCGGCCCCCACGAGTACCTCATCCCGACCACCCCGGCGCGTGACGCCTGGGGGCTCGGACGCGGCGGCCGCGACTGGCCGGCGAACGCGATCGAGATCGAGCCCGCCGACGTCGACGAGGCCGAGGTCGACGTGGTCGTCCTGCAGCGCACCGAGGAACTCGAGGAGGCGGCGCGCCTGCTCGGCGGCCGCGAGGTGCCGACGGTCTTCGTGGAGCACAACGCACCGCGCATCGACGTGCCGAACAGCCTGCACCCGCTGCGCGACCGCGACGACCTGCTGATCGCGCACGTGACGCACTGGAACGCCCTGATGTGGGACTGCGGGACCACCCCCACGACCGTCGTCGAGCACGGCGTGGTCGACCCCGGGCCGCTGTACACCGGCACGCTCGAGCGCTTCGGCGTCGTGATCAACGAGCCGGTGCGCCGCGGCCGGGTCGTCGGCACCGACCTGCTCCCCCGCTTCGCCGCGGTCGCTCCGGTCGACGTCTGGGGCATGGGCACCGAGCGGCTGCCCGAAGCGGGCCTCGGTGACCGTGTCGTCCCCCGCGGCGACGTCCCCGCCGACCCGATGCACGCGGCCCTCGCCGAGCGCCGCGCCTACGTGCACCCGAACCGGTGGACGTCGCTCGGCCTGTCGCTCATCGAGGCGATGCACATGGCGATGCCGGTGCTCGTCCTCGCGACGACCGACGCACCGCGGAGCGTGCCCGACGACGCCGGCGCGATCGCGACCGACGTGGCGGACCTGGTCCGCGCCTCCAGGACGCTCCTGGAGGATCCCGAGGAGGCGCGCCGACGGGGCGCCGTGGCACGGGAGGCCGCGCTCGCGCGGCACGCGCTGCCCCGGTACCTGGCGGACTGGGACGACCTCCTCGACGACGCCGTCGCGCGGGGTGCGCGACGCGGACGCGCGACGGCCGTCGCACTGGAAGGGAGCACCCGATGA
- a CDS encoding glycosyltransferase family 9 protein produces the protein MVRLDSFGDVLVTGPAVRAVAAGAAHVTMLCGPQGAPAADLLPGVDRVRVWAAPWVTETARPIDDALLGEFRALVTEEQPDEAVVLTSFHQSPLPVALLLRLAGVARVTGASVDHPGSLLDVRLRPGEDLPEDLPEPERALHIAAAAGFALPPTDDGRLVVRHDAVAPPEVVALGRYVVVHPGASVPARAWPEDHHRALVAAYAERGVPVVVTGSPGERALTAAVAGDTALDLGGRTSPAELAAVLAGAEVVVVGNTGPAHLAAAVGARIVSLFSPVVPAVKWAPYAPDVELLGDQQAPCRLSRARECPVAGHPCLSTVRVEDVLAAHERLLGRAPRMNTRSLRGPAAGAA, from the coding sequence GTGGTCCGCCTCGACTCCTTCGGCGACGTCCTGGTCACCGGCCCGGCCGTCCGCGCCGTCGCCGCCGGCGCCGCCCACGTCACGATGCTCTGCGGCCCGCAGGGTGCCCCCGCCGCCGATCTGCTGCCCGGGGTCGACCGCGTGCGCGTCTGGGCGGCGCCGTGGGTGACCGAGACCGCCCGCCCGATCGACGACGCCCTGCTCGGCGAGTTCCGCGCGCTCGTCACCGAGGAACAGCCGGACGAGGCCGTCGTCCTGACGTCCTTCCACCAGTCACCGCTGCCGGTCGCGCTGCTCCTGCGCCTGGCCGGCGTGGCGCGCGTCACCGGCGCCTCGGTGGACCACCCCGGGTCGCTGCTGGACGTGCGCCTGCGACCGGGCGAGGACCTCCCCGAGGACCTGCCCGAACCCGAGCGCGCCCTCCACATCGCCGCGGCCGCCGGGTTCGCGCTGCCCCCGACCGACGACGGGAGGCTCGTGGTGCGCCACGACGCCGTCGCACCACCCGAGGTGGTCGCCCTGGGTCGGTACGTGGTCGTGCACCCCGGCGCGAGCGTGCCCGCCCGCGCGTGGCCGGAGGACCACCACCGTGCGCTCGTCGCCGCCTACGCCGAGCGCGGGGTCCCCGTGGTCGTCACCGGCAGCCCGGGTGAGCGGGCGCTCACGGCCGCGGTCGCCGGGGACACCGCGCTCGACCTCGGCGGTCGGACCAGCCCCGCCGAGCTCGCCGCGGTGCTCGCCGGCGCCGAGGTGGTCGTCGTCGGGAACACCGGGCCCGCCCACCTCGCCGCCGCGGTCGGCGCCCGGATCGTCAGCCTGTTCTCGCCCGTGGTGCCCGCGGTGAAGTGGGCGCCCTACGCGCCGGACGTCGAACTGCTCGGCGACCAGCAGGCGCCGTGCCGCCTGAGCCGGGCCCGCGAGTGCCCCGTCGCCGGACACCCCTGCCTGTCCACGGTGCGCGTCGAGGACGTCCTGGCGGCCCACGAACGGCTCCTCGGACGCGCTCCGCGGATGAACACGAGAAGCCTGCGAGGTCCGGCAGCGGGCGCTGCGTAG
- a CDS encoding D-glycero-alpha-D-manno-heptose-1,7-bisphosphate 7-phosphatase encodes MPLAPDRVIRGVLFDRDDTLVIDVPYNADPHRVVPVPGAHRAVERARAAGLRVGVVTNQSVVAKGLATREQVDATNARVDELVGPFDVWCVCPHDAGDGCRCRKPRPGMVLDAAAALGLDPAELVVVGDIGADVGAALAAGAQGILVPTARTRTEEVAAADTVVGSLEEAVDLVLARVPAEQA; translated from the coding sequence ATGCCCCTCGCGCCGGACCGCGTCATCCGCGGTGTCCTCTTCGACCGTGACGACACGCTCGTGATCGACGTCCCCTACAACGCCGACCCGCACCGGGTGGTCCCCGTGCCGGGGGCACACCGGGCCGTCGAGCGGGCGCGGGCCGCCGGGCTCCGCGTCGGCGTCGTCACGAACCAGTCGGTCGTCGCCAAGGGCCTGGCCACCCGCGAGCAGGTCGACGCCACGAACGCCCGCGTCGACGAGCTCGTCGGACCCTTCGACGTGTGGTGCGTCTGCCCGCACGACGCCGGGGACGGCTGCCGGTGCCGCAAGCCCCGGCCCGGCATGGTGCTCGACGCCGCGGCGGCGCTCGGCCTCGACCCCGCCGAGCTCGTCGTGGTCGGGGACATCGGCGCCGACGTCGGTGCCGCGCTCGCCGCGGGTGCGCAGGGGATCCTCGTGCCGACCGCGCGGACCCGGACGGAGGAGGTGGCGGCCGCGGACACGGTCGTCGGCTCGCTCGAGGAGGCGGTGGACCTGGTGCTCGCCCGCGTCCCCGCGGAACAGGCGTGA
- a CDS encoding glycosyltransferase family 9 protein, with protein MTAVPVLPPSDGRPDLLVLRAIKLGDALVAVPALHALRRAFPGHRITLATTAWLAPVVELLPVDVHLAQHGLDHPIAAPAGVVDVAVNLHGVGPESSDLVAALGARRVIGHADPLHGNDGPPWPDDVHERERWARLLTWHGIPADADEVAIARPAEPSVAPGAAVVHVGAFHGARHWPTDRFAAVARGLRERGHRVVLTGGTDEVERAAAAAQAAGLAPDAVLAGVLDLQPFAAVVAAASVVVTVDTGAAHLASAYGVPSVVVFGPAPPEAWGPPASGPHVVLTDASVRRGDVFAEDPDPALLAVGVQDVLDAVDSLAVTVPSAAR; from the coding sequence GTGACCGCCGTCCCCGTACTGCCCCCGTCCGACGGGCGCCCGGACCTGCTCGTCCTCCGCGCCATCAAGCTCGGGGACGCGCTCGTCGCCGTCCCCGCGCTGCACGCCCTCCGCCGGGCGTTCCCCGGCCACCGCATCACGCTCGCGACGACGGCGTGGTTGGCGCCGGTGGTCGAGCTGCTGCCGGTGGACGTGCACCTCGCCCAGCACGGGCTCGACCACCCCATCGCCGCGCCGGCCGGCGTGGTGGACGTCGCGGTGAACCTGCACGGCGTCGGCCCGGAGTCCTCGGACCTCGTCGCCGCACTCGGCGCACGCCGCGTGATCGGCCACGCCGACCCACTCCACGGCAACGACGGCCCGCCCTGGCCGGACGACGTGCACGAACGCGAGCGCTGGGCGCGCCTGCTGACCTGGCACGGGATCCCGGCGGACGCCGACGAGGTCGCGATCGCGCGTCCGGCCGAGCCGTCGGTCGCGCCCGGTGCGGCGGTCGTGCACGTGGGCGCCTTCCACGGTGCCCGGCACTGGCCGACGGACCGGTTCGCCGCGGTCGCGCGCGGGCTGCGGGAACGCGGACACCGGGTCGTCCTGACGGGAGGCACGGACGAGGTCGAGCGCGCCGCCGCCGCTGCGCAGGCGGCCGGGCTGGCACCCGACGCGGTCCTGGCCGGCGTGCTCGACCTGCAGCCGTTCGCGGCGGTCGTCGCGGCCGCGAGCGTCGTCGTGACCGTCGACACCGGTGCGGCGCACCTCGCGTCGGCCTACGGGGTGCCGTCGGTCGTCGTGTTCGGTCCGGCGCCGCCGGAGGCGTGGGGACCGCCGGCCTCGGGACCGCACGTGGTGCTGACCGACGCGTCGGTGCGGCGCGGTGACGTGTTCGCCGAGGACCCGGACCCGGCGCTCCTCGCGGTCGGCGTGCAGGACGTTCTCGACGCCGTGGACTCGCTCGCCGTGACCGTCCCGTCCGCCGCCCGGTAG
- a CDS encoding PRC-barrel domain-containing protein — MFEATDIRDWIGLTVVDEAEDKVGTLESIYYDTATSEPAFGSVTTGLVGFQKLLFVPLVGATVAPKHLRVAFPKKLVKDAPSIPTDGELEASTEPVLYEHYGLQYQTGSGGERRLGRR; from the coding sequence GTGTTCGAAGCAACTGACATCCGCGACTGGATCGGCCTGACGGTCGTCGACGAGGCCGAGGACAAGGTCGGGACCCTCGAGAGCATCTACTACGACACCGCGACCTCGGAGCCGGCGTTCGGATCGGTGACGACGGGCCTCGTCGGGTTCCAGAAGCTCCTCTTCGTCCCGCTCGTCGGGGCGACCGTGGCACCGAAGCACCTGCGCGTGGCGTTCCCGAAGAAGCTCGTCAAGGACGCGCCGTCGATCCCGACCGACGGCGAGCTCGAGGCGTCGACCGAGCCGGTGCTCTACGAGCACTACGGCCTGCAGTACCAGACCGGCAGCGGGGGAGAGCGGCGACTCGGTCGTCGGTGA
- a CDS encoding SGNH/GDSL hydrolase family protein: MLRRVRPAFRRAVLGAVAVVALVGASALGGGGVSGGAGVGAARVGGSGAAVAAPMWPVPVPYPVPSDPPESLAAIPPGSEYVALGDSYSAGYGLDDPTHLPTDACAQSARDYPHRIAARFGLALTDVTCAGATSDDVVSGFQFRGVPPQVRALSDRTRLVTITIGGNDADLFGTAASCLALSSKGPVFSGRDAPSCRSTLVRDGEDQLGVKIQSRVALSIAETLGAVRAAAPNAVVVFLGYPAIFPDADHTPRGGCFRSALDLGTLAGSFPSDTFPFTDTDVRYLHGVQEELDTVSADAARAAGVRFVDVFAASQAHSACATKGSYVAGVSLEGSGNLSRIDLVPGALHPNERGVAWLTGRVAAAVRDLAG; this comes from the coding sequence GTGCTCCGCCGTGTCCGTCCGGCGTTCCGCCGTGCGGTGCTCGGTGCCGTGGCCGTCGTGGCGCTCGTCGGAGCCTCCGCGCTGGGCGGCGGTGGCGTCAGCGGTGGTGCTGGTGTCGGTGCGGCTCGTGTCGGTGGTTCCGGTGCGGCGGTCGCCGCGCCGATGTGGCCCGTGCCGGTGCCGTACCCGGTCCCGTCCGACCCGCCGGAGTCCCTCGCCGCGATCCCGCCGGGGTCGGAGTACGTCGCGCTCGGCGACTCGTACTCGGCCGGGTACGGGCTCGACGACCCGACGCACCTGCCCACCGACGCCTGCGCCCAGTCCGCCCGCGACTACCCGCACCGCATCGCCGCGCGCTTCGGCCTCGCGCTGACCGACGTCACCTGCGCGGGCGCGACCTCGGACGACGTCGTGTCGGGCTTCCAGTTCCGCGGAGTGCCGCCGCAGGTCCGAGCACTGTCCGACCGGACGCGGCTGGTGACGATCACCATCGGCGGGAACGACGCCGACCTGTTCGGTACCGCGGCGTCGTGCCTGGCGCTGTCGTCGAAGGGCCCGGTGTTCTCCGGCCGCGACGCCCCGTCGTGCCGCAGCACGCTCGTCCGCGACGGCGAGGACCAGCTCGGCGTGAAGATCCAGTCCCGCGTGGCGCTGTCGATCGCCGAGACGCTGGGGGCCGTCCGCGCCGCGGCGCCGAACGCCGTCGTCGTGTTCCTCGGGTACCCGGCGATCTTCCCGGACGCCGACCACACGCCGAGGGGCGGCTGCTTCCGGTCCGCGCTCGACCTCGGCACCCTCGCGGGGTCGTTCCCGTCCGACACCTTCCCCTTCACCGACACCGACGTCCGCTACCTGCACGGTGTGCAGGAGGAGCTCGACACCGTGTCCGCCGACGCCGCGCGGGCGGCCGGGGTCCGGTTCGTCGACGTCTTCGCGGCGTCGCAGGCGCACTCGGCCTGCGCGACGAAGGGCTCCTACGTCGCCGGCGTGTCGCTCGAGGGCAGCGGCAACCTCAGCCGGATCGACCTGGTCCCCGGCGCCCTGCACCCGAACGAGCGCGGGGTGGCGTGGCTGACCGGCCGGGTGGCCGCAGCGGTGCGGGACCTGGCCGGCTGA
- a CDS encoding universal stress protein produces MDGRWTTVTLAADAARPHDEAVRWVTEHVGDVERVHVIGVDPASEARVGPDGVRVADAVARAVQHGVPTADVTVRRHAGSFARALVDESDEGDLLVVGTYRGRRGSTAGGDPARVAERAAVPTVVVPDGPHPIAGDVVLAVDEPPDAHAEALAVAEARRTHRRLTLLRAWEMPVLTRTGLTDFAEEPLRWRTRNAELLQRVTAAVTARHPDVRVHPLLVEGRPGHAIAAHTRRASLVVLGVGHVHALSGSVLHDVLRETVSPVLVVPPAAHTATEIDEVSA; encoded by the coding sequence ATGGACGGACGATGGACGACGGTCACGCTGGCGGCGGACGCCGCGCGACCCCACGACGAGGCCGTGCGGTGGGTCACCGAGCACGTCGGCGACGTCGAGCGGGTGCACGTCATCGGTGTGGACCCGGCGAGCGAGGCCCGCGTCGGCCCGGACGGCGTCCGGGTCGCGGACGCCGTCGCGCGGGCCGTGCAGCACGGCGTACCGACGGCCGACGTGACGGTCCGACGGCACGCGGGCTCCTTCGCCCGGGCACTCGTGGACGAGTCGGACGAAGGCGACCTGCTGGTCGTCGGCACGTACCGCGGCCGACGCGGTTCGACGGCCGGCGGGGACCCGGCCCGCGTCGCCGAGCGCGCGGCGGTGCCCACGGTGGTCGTGCCGGACGGGCCGCACCCGATCGCCGGCGACGTCGTCCTGGCGGTCGACGAGCCGCCCGACGCGCACGCCGAGGCCCTGGCGGTCGCGGAGGCCCGGCGGACGCACCGGCGGCTGACACTGCTCCGGGCGTGGGAGATGCCGGTGCTCACCCGGACCGGGCTCACCGACTTCGCGGAGGAGCCGCTCCGGTGGCGCACCCGGAACGCCGAGCTCCTGCAGCGGGTCACCGCCGCCGTGACGGCTCGGCACCCGGACGTCCGCGTGCACCCGCTGCTCGTCGAGGGACGTCCGGGGCACGCCATCGCCGCGCACACCCGGCGGGCGTCGCTCGTGGTGCTCGGCGTCGGACACGTGCACGCACTGTCCGGCTCGGTGCTCCACGACGTCCTGCGCGAGACGGTGTCGCCGGTCCTGGTCGTCCCGCCCGCGGCGCACACCGCGACCGAGATCGACGAGGTCAGCGCCTGA
- a CDS encoding NUDIX domain-containing protein translates to MVTSAGLLLHRRAPDSEGPEVFLVHMGGPFWRRRPRAWSIPKGLLDPGEDPLAAALREFAEEVGVPAPDGTTVDLGEVRQASGKRVRVFARRADDFVVDAVRSNTVRLELPRGSGRSVEVPEVDEGRWVGVDEARALLVTGQVAVLDRLPAIE, encoded by the coding sequence GTGGTCACCAGCGCCGGACTCCTGCTGCACCGTCGGGCCCCCGACTCCGAGGGGCCGGAGGTCTTCCTCGTGCACATGGGCGGACCGTTCTGGCGGCGACGGCCCCGCGCCTGGTCGATCCCGAAGGGCCTGCTCGACCCCGGCGAGGACCCGCTCGCAGCGGCGCTCCGGGAGTTCGCAGAGGAGGTCGGTGTGCCGGCCCCGGACGGCACCACCGTCGACCTCGGGGAGGTCCGGCAGGCCTCCGGCAAGCGGGTCCGCGTCTTCGCGCGGCGGGCCGACGACTTCGTGGTGGACGCGGTCCGGAGCAACACCGTCCGTCTCGAGCTCCCGCGGGGCTCCGGCCGTTCCGTCGAGGTGCCGGAGGTCGACGAAGGGCGGTGGGTCGGCGTGGACGAGGCCCGCGCGCTGCTCGTCACCGGTCAGGTCGCCGTGCTCGACCGCCTTCCCGCCATCGAGTGA
- a CDS encoding carboxypeptidase regulatory-like domain-containing protein: MRGRRTITAGITGLVLGAGLAVTGATSASAATTGHWGAFAVTAGTPVTSGTLTLPGFPETTFTTNSSQTTVVSGRSTWQGPSTPPGAVYGSSRDSSYVNQRPAANNAQNPAVTTYSFAGGTPGAGGWSFVLGDIDADQATITATLADGSPASVAQLGYQGSYNSCSTVSPGGWSCPPDPGGTTPGQDRPTWDATTGVLVGNAAANDTAGASAWFTPTVSLATLTITYQQRSGFPVYQTWFANKTSALSGTATLDGEALPDTLVTVTAPNGTEYTTTTDGQGRYTFDALTQADGYRVSVATPDNATLTVAPAPVSLRADVTDADFAFATPPGTVVVDGTVVDTDGTPVADVTVVVTDPATGATLAEVVTDAEGRYTVPGLPAGTPVVATADGATPVTATTGADGAPAATVPPLVVQAPLGTVGGRVTVDGTAPGDPARIELLQGGEVVASFDTAADGTYDLRVRPGTYTVRTTTPTGTAGPTEVSVTVAADGTATADFPFTTPVPATVSQPGSVRYEDGTPIGGVTVTARPVDAGAGAVVVVPTNADGTYDLAGLTPGTPYRITVDGAAAQVVTTVDTGAASTPVDFVLPLPTVDQPGTVTEADGTPAPDVEVVATPTDPADGAAVTVTTDQDGAFVLSGLRPETEYSVVASTGDVDSEPVTVTTVAVGGTPTPLTIALPAAAVTPTPTPSPSTPVTQPVADGGGTTGGGAAGPLAYTGAEPTPALVAAGALVLLGGAVLAARGVRSRRRPAQQRD; the protein is encoded by the coding sequence ATGCGCGGACGGCGCACGATCACGGCCGGGATCACCGGTCTCGTCCTGGGAGCAGGGTTGGCGGTGACCGGCGCGACGTCCGCGTCCGCCGCGACGACGGGGCACTGGGGTGCCTTCGCCGTGACGGCAGGCACACCCGTGACCTCCGGGACGCTGACGCTGCCCGGGTTCCCGGAGACGACCTTCACGACGAACTCGAGCCAGACCACCGTGGTGTCGGGTCGCTCCACGTGGCAGGGGCCGTCGACACCTCCCGGCGCCGTGTACGGATCGAGTCGGGACAGCTCGTACGTCAACCAACGTCCCGCGGCGAACAACGCGCAGAACCCCGCCGTCACGACCTACAGCTTCGCGGGCGGGACCCCGGGTGCCGGTGGCTGGTCGTTCGTGCTGGGCGACATCGACGCCGACCAGGCGACCATCACGGCGACCCTCGCGGACGGTTCCCCGGCGTCCGTCGCGCAGCTCGGGTACCAGGGCTCGTACAACTCGTGCTCGACGGTCTCGCCCGGAGGCTGGAGCTGCCCGCCGGACCCGGGCGGCACCACACCCGGTCAGGACCGACCGACCTGGGACGCCACGACCGGCGTCCTGGTCGGGAACGCCGCCGCGAACGACACCGCGGGCGCGTCGGCCTGGTTCACACCGACCGTGTCCCTCGCCACGCTGACCATCACCTACCAGCAGCGGAGCGGGTTCCCCGTCTACCAGACCTGGTTCGCGAACAAGACGTCCGCCCTGTCCGGGACCGCGACGCTCGACGGCGAGGCCCTGCCGGACACGCTCGTGACCGTCACCGCGCCGAACGGCACCGAGTACACCACCACGACGGACGGCCAGGGCCGCTACACGTTCGACGCGCTGACGCAGGCCGACGGCTACCGCGTGTCCGTGGCGACGCCCGACAACGCCACCCTCACCGTCGCACCGGCACCGGTGTCCCTCCGCGCGGACGTCACGGACGCCGACTTCGCGTTCGCGACACCTCCCGGCACGGTCGTGGTCGACGGGACCGTCGTGGACACCGACGGCACGCCGGTCGCCGACGTCACCGTGGTCGTGACCGACCCGGCCACCGGGGCGACCCTGGCCGAGGTCGTCACCGACGCCGAGGGCCGCTACACCGTGCCCGGTCTGCCCGCGGGTACGCCCGTCGTCGCCACGGCTGACGGCGCGACGCCCGTCACCGCGACCACCGGCGCCGACGGTGCCCCGGCCGCGACCGTCCCGCCGCTCGTCGTCCAGGCACCGCTCGGCACCGTGGGCGGACGGGTCACGGTGGACGGGACCGCACCGGGCGACCCCGCGCGCATCGAGCTCCTGCAGGGCGGCGAGGTCGTCGCCTCGTTCGACACCGCGGCGGACGGCACCTACGACCTCCGTGTCCGCCCCGGTACCTACACGGTCCGGACCACCACGCCGACCGGCACCGCCGGGCCGACCGAGGTGTCGGTGACCGTTGCGGCCGACGGCACGGCGACGGCGGACTTCCCGTTCACCACGCCCGTCCCGGCCACGGTCTCCCAGCCCGGGTCCGTGCGGTACGAGGACGGCACGCCGATCGGCGGCGTCACCGTCACGGCGCGACCGGTCGACGCCGGCGCCGGGGCGGTCGTGGTCGTCCCGACGAACGCGGACGGCACCTACGACCTCGCGGGCCTCACACCCGGCACGCCGTACCGGATCACCGTCGACGGCGCGGCGGCGCAGGTCGTCACGACCGTGGACACCGGCGCCGCGTCGACCCCGGTCGACTTCGTCCTGCCGCTGCCGACGGTGGACCAGCCGGGCACCGTGACCGAGGCCGACGGCACGCCCGCACCGGACGTCGAGGTCGTGGCCACCCCGACCGACCCGGCCGACGGGGCCGCGGTGACCGTGACCACCGACCAGGACGGCGCGTTCGTGCTCTCCGGGTTGCGGCCGGAGACCGAGTACTCCGTCGTCGCCTCCACCGGCGACGTCGACAGCGAACCGGTCACCGTGACCACGGTCGCCGTCGGTGGGACGCCCACGCCGCTGACCATCGCGCTGCCGGCAGCCGCGGTCACGCCGACCCCGACGCCCTCCCCGAGCACGCCCGTGACCCAGCCGGTCGCCGACGGTGGGGGGACCACCGGCGGCGGCGCGGCCGGTCCGCTCGCGTACACCGGGGCCGAGCCCACCCCGGCGCTCGTCGCCGCCGGCGCACTCGTGCTCCTCGGCGGTGCCGTGCTGGCCGCCCGGGGCGTCCGCTCCCGGCGACGCCCGGCACAGCAGCGCGACTGA